A window of Candidatus Jettenia caeni contains these coding sequences:
- a CDS encoding cobyric acid synthase CobQ → MKNKSIMVQGTGSHVGKSIFVCALCRILKQDGYRVAPFKAQNMALNSFVTKDGKEMGRAQVAQAEAAGVLPRVEMNPILLKPTGDCGSQVILMGKPVGNMTAKEYYQKKNEFISIVQEVYDTLRTEFDIIVIEGAGSPAEINLKDGDIVNMGMARMASAPVLLVTDIDRGGAFAWIVGTLELLTADERNLVRGVVFNKFRGDKSILKPGLDMLESRINKPVVGVIPYIHNLSIDDEDSVSLEYNNGNDINKEHYDIDIAVIKLPRISNFTDFNIFTHEKDVRLRFADRANDIGKPDLLVIPGTKNTIEDLLFLQERSISEEIIKLSKCGTMIMGICGGYQMLGRQIRDPYHVESSRDSIQGLGLLNTITTFAREKHTYQVKARMLKHEGLFHADNELTGYEIHMGETTYNGHNSARYFARIAERAGEDVDVLDGSVSADGNVIGTYIHGIFDNDEFRSKLINYLKCKKGLTSSDGCQVNFKNIKEHRYNELADIVRRNIHMDVIYDMLNSSINYR, encoded by the coding sequence ATGAAAAATAAATCCATTATGGTACAGGGTACGGGATCTCATGTGGGTAAGAGTATTTTCGTATGCGCCCTGTGCCGTATCCTGAAACAAGATGGGTATCGGGTTGCGCCGTTTAAAGCCCAAAATATGGCCTTAAACTCATTTGTAACGAAAGACGGGAAAGAAATGGGAAGGGCGCAAGTAGCACAAGCAGAAGCAGCAGGTGTTCTCCCCAGGGTGGAGATGAACCCGATACTCCTGAAACCTACCGGAGACTGCGGTTCCCAGGTTATTCTTATGGGTAAGCCGGTAGGGAATATGACAGCTAAGGAATATTATCAAAAAAAGAATGAATTTATTTCAATCGTACAAGAAGTCTATGATACCTTAAGAACTGAATTCGATATTATTGTTATTGAAGGAGCGGGAAGCCCTGCCGAAATAAATCTGAAGGACGGCGACATTGTGAATATGGGTATGGCACGGATGGCATCAGCCCCTGTATTACTGGTAACAGATATTGACCGGGGCGGCGCTTTCGCATGGATTGTCGGGACATTGGAATTATTAACTGCGGATGAGAGAAATCTCGTGAGAGGTGTTGTTTTTAACAAATTCAGGGGAGACAAGAGCATATTAAAGCCCGGACTCGATATGCTTGAAAGTCGTATCAATAAGCCCGTTGTTGGTGTAATTCCTTATATCCACAACCTGAGTATAGATGACGAAGATTCCGTATCGCTTGAGTATAACAACGGTAATGATATCAATAAAGAGCATTATGATATTGATATTGCAGTAATCAAACTGCCCCGCATATCAAATTTCACGGATTTCAATATATTTACCCATGAGAAGGATGTGAGATTGAGATTTGCAGATAGAGCAAACGATATTGGCAAGCCGGACTTGCTTGTTATTCCAGGTACAAAGAACACCATAGAGGATTTACTGTTTCTGCAGGAAAGGAGCATTTCTGAAGAGATTATCAAACTGTCAAAATGTGGGACAATGATAATGGGTATTTGTGGTGGATATCAGATGCTGGGAAGGCAAATTCGTGATCCATATCATGTAGAGTCATCCAGGGATAGTATTCAGGGTTTAGGTTTGTTAAACACGATAACCACCTTTGCCAGGGAAAAGCATACCTATCAGGTGAAGGCTCGTATGTTAAAGCACGAAGGTTTGTTCCATGCCGATAATGAATTAACAGGGTATGAGATCCATATGGGAGAGACAACATATAATGGACATAATTCTGCTAGATATTTTGCAAGAATTGCTGAACGGGCCGGAGAGGATGTAGATGTATTGGATGGAAGTGTTTCTGCCGATGGCAACGTAATAGGTACTTATATCCACGGTATCTTTGATAATGATGAGTTCCGGTCAAAACTTATTAATTATTTGAAATGTAAAAAAGGCTTAACATCATCAGACGGCTGTCAGGTAAATTTTAAAAATATAAAAGAGCACCGATACAACGAACTGGCCGATATTGTCCGCAGGAATATACATATGGACGTAATATACGATATGTTAAATTCATCAATAAATTATAGGTGA
- a CDS encoding L-threonine-O-3-phosphate decarboxylase CbiB, translating to MYEFSYGIFLKEIMFKGHGGDIKPITDYVNGNVSVQKRNHGILDFSASINPLGYPENVRKVIGENFDDIVHYPDIDCSSLREYIARKIGHLADEIIVGNGSTELFYLIPRSLQPARGIIFQPTFSEFAEALQCSHTGVTHHVLKEEDDFRFEYRQEYFRDNKAGIVFLCNPNNPTGLLIEKTVLLDMIRRHHDITFVIDEAFIDFVDEPERYHVIHEAGMLRNLIVVRSLTKFYGFPGLRIGYLVAHADLVKQMMKYKEPWSVNALAQCAALAALEDEAFISRSREFMLKERVFLLNELTGIHGLVPYEPTANYILVKIKKRDMTSSLLREQLLEYGIAIRDCSNFTGLSDKYFRVAVRTREENERLITAMKNVYEK from the coding sequence ATGTATGAATTCTCATACGGCATCTTCCTGAAAGAAATTATGTTTAAAGGCCACGGCGGGGATATAAAACCTATTACGGATTATGTGAACGGCAACGTTAGCGTACAGAAGAGAAACCATGGCATCCTCGACTTTAGCGCAAGTATTAATCCTCTTGGATATCCGGAAAATGTCCGAAAGGTCATAGGGGAAAATTTTGATGATATCGTACATTATCCTGATATTGACTGTTCCAGCTTACGGGAATATATTGCCCGGAAGATTGGACATCTTGCTGATGAGATTATTGTAGGGAACGGTTCTACGGAATTATTTTACCTCATCCCCCGCTCGTTACAACCGGCACGGGGGATTATTTTTCAACCTACCTTTAGCGAGTTTGCCGAGGCATTACAGTGCAGCCACACGGGAGTAACTCATCATGTATTGAAGGAAGAGGATGATTTTCGCTTTGAATATCGCCAGGAGTATTTTCGTGATAACAAGGCAGGGATAGTCTTTTTGTGTAATCCCAATAATCCTACAGGACTGTTGATAGAAAAGACTGTTCTTCTGGATATGATAAGGCGGCATCACGATATAACATTTGTTATAGATGAGGCGTTTATAGATTTTGTTGATGAGCCTGAAAGATACCATGTTATCCACGAGGCAGGCATGCTGCGTAATTTGATAGTGGTCAGATCGCTTACAAAATTCTACGGTTTCCCTGGCCTGAGAATCGGATATTTGGTTGCCCATGCGGACTTGGTGAAACAGATGATGAAATACAAGGAGCCGTGGTCGGTAAATGCCCTTGCCCAATGCGCTGCTCTGGCTGCCCTGGAAGATGAAGCGTTCATTTCCAGAAGCAGGGAATTTATGCTGAAAGAACGGGTATTTTTATTGAACGAATTGACGGGTATCCATGGGCTTGTGCCGTATGAACCCACGGCTAATTATATCCTTGTTAAGATTAAGAAAAGGGATATGACCTCTTCTCTGTTGCGTGAACAATTATTGGAGTACGGCATTGCCATTCGCGATTGCTCTAACTTTACGGGACTCAGCGATAAGTATTTTCGGGTGGCAGTGAGGACAAGAGAAGAAAATGAGCGGCTCATTACGGCAATGAAAAACGTATATGAAAAATAA
- a CDS encoding cobalt ABC transporter ATP-binding component, which produces MQIRNIRYHYHDGIQALQGACMDIVKGEFLAVLGPNGSGKTTLLKHLNGLLKPRSGEILLEQKPLAHYSTREIFQRVGIVFQDPNDQLFAPSVWDDIAFGPMNLDLSKKEIIHRVDEALSLVGMAPYADRAIDALSFGQKKRICIAGVLAMRPEILVLDEPTCGLDPAGVTSIMTLLKELNRKHGITIIMATNTVDLVPVYMDRLAIMRHGNVLRAGTPEQVFSNTDEIKAACLELPQIAQLMQLLRDENNVSMSSLPLTVGEARKFLIDKLCMNSHTASS; this is translated from the coding sequence ATGCAAATCAGAAATATACGGTACCACTATCACGATGGAATACAGGCATTACAGGGCGCTTGTATGGATATTGTGAAAGGGGAATTTTTAGCTGTACTGGGTCCGAATGGATCGGGAAAAACAACCCTGTTAAAACACCTCAATGGTCTCTTAAAACCCCGGTCAGGAGAGATACTGCTTGAGCAAAAGCCTTTGGCTCACTATTCAACCAGAGAAATATTTCAACGAGTGGGTATCGTATTCCAGGACCCAAATGATCAGTTGTTTGCTCCGTCAGTATGGGATGACATAGCGTTTGGACCGATGAATCTGGATCTCTCAAAAAAGGAGATTATCCACAGGGTAGATGAAGCATTATCGCTGGTAGGTATGGCGCCATATGCAGACAGGGCAATCGATGCCTTAAGTTTCGGGCAAAAGAAGCGGATTTGTATTGCCGGGGTACTTGCAATGAGACCGGAGATACTTGTTTTGGATGAGCCTACTTGCGGGCTTGACCCCGCCGGTGTGACTTCTATTATGACCTTGCTGAAAGAGTTGAACAGGAAGCATGGCATTACCATCATTATGGCAACAAATACCGTCGATTTAGTGCCGGTGTATATGGACAGGTTAGCAATTATGCGCCATGGTAATGTGCTCAGAGCGGGCACTCCTGAACAGGTATTTTCAAATACCGATGAGATAAAAGCGGCTTGTCTGGAACTTCCTCAAATTGCGCAGTTAATGCAGCTTTTAAGAGACGAAAATAATGTCTCTATGAGCAGCTTGCCACTTACGGTAGGAGAGGCAAGAAAATTTTTGATAGATAAGTTATGTATGAATTCTCATACGGCATCTTCCTGA
- a CDS encoding cobalt ABC transporter permease component, which produces MGFLHHTFSEVYARKNNWLTRVDIRVKLLYIISLLSINVLAKNISVPLFFLFTSFVLVLSVKVPFPVILRNLLLPMLLAIFILLMKGLHEGERVWMSFSFIGYKVALKEEGLWSGIHICSKVLGGVSLVMLLSFTTTIRHLCTGLKWFRIPDTVIELLSFMYRYIFLFLDEVATIWIAQKSRLGHASWKKTIQSFGILGGMLIIRAFERSERTYEAMQVRGYKGDGILMVNLSPWRKREYLFTTGILFLAPFLVYAGTIPVW; this is translated from the coding sequence ATGGGATTTTTACACCATACCTTTTCTGAAGTATATGCACGCAAAAATAATTGGTTAACAAGGGTTGATATACGCGTAAAGTTGTTGTATATCATTTCATTACTTTCGATAAATGTATTGGCAAAGAATATCTCTGTCCCATTATTTTTTCTTTTCACATCGTTTGTTTTGGTCCTTTCTGTAAAAGTTCCTTTTCCTGTAATACTTCGGAACTTACTCCTGCCGATGTTATTGGCGATTTTCATTCTGCTTATGAAGGGCTTGCATGAGGGCGAGAGGGTGTGGATGTCCTTTTCATTCATCGGATACAAAGTGGCTTTGAAAGAAGAAGGGTTGTGGAGCGGGATCCATATCTGTTCCAAGGTGCTTGGTGGTGTTTCACTCGTAATGCTCCTCTCTTTTACTACAACAATACGTCATCTGTGTACTGGTCTGAAATGGTTCCGTATACCCGATACCGTTATTGAATTATTGTCTTTTATGTACCGTTATATTTTCCTGTTTCTGGATGAAGTTGCCACAATATGGATTGCTCAAAAATCGCGGCTTGGTCATGCATCGTGGAAGAAGACGATACAATCGTTTGGAATATTGGGAGGCATGCTTATTATCCGTGCCTTTGAAAGATCAGAGCGAACCTATGAGGCTATGCAGGTAAGGGGTTATAAAGGAGATGGTATATTGATGGTAAACTTATCGCCGTGGAGAAAAAGAGAATATCTCTTTACGACAGGAATACTTTTTCTTGCACCTTTTCTTGTTTACGCAGGGACTATACCCGTATGGTAA
- a CDS encoding cobalt transporter protein CbiM, with protein MHITEGILPPQWVFTWFAVSAPFVGVGIYQVKRKKKTVPGYLPLTGMLGAAVFVFSCFPIPVIALNGMATSHPCGTGMSAVLLGPFVSVFIAAIALLIQALFLAHGGLTTLGGNVFSMGILGSFSGYFAFKTAQRCGLSLFWCGFLAGVISDLFTYFGTSLELGLLVIYKGGSFFRAVAEIFGMFMMTSQGVLCIVEGIVVGFVLVFIYKRRPGILLNLGIIRDDTKPIQV; from the coding sequence ATGCATATAACAGAGGGAATTTTGCCTCCTCAATGGGTTTTTACATGGTTTGCTGTATCAGCCCCTTTTGTGGGAGTTGGAATATATCAGGTAAAACGAAAGAAAAAAACGGTACCCGGGTATCTGCCTTTGACAGGCATGCTGGGAGCGGCTGTATTTGTCTTCTCATGCTTTCCCATTCCGGTAATTGCCCTGAATGGAATGGCGACATCTCATCCTTGTGGCACTGGTATGAGTGCGGTGTTATTAGGACCTTTTGTGAGTGTTTTTATAGCGGCTATTGCGTTACTTATTCAAGCCTTATTTCTTGCTCATGGCGGATTAACAACCCTCGGTGGAAATGTCTTTTCCATGGGTATTCTGGGCTCTTTTTCCGGTTACTTTGCGTTTAAAACAGCGCAGCGATGCGGATTGAGTTTGTTTTGGTGCGGGTTTCTGGCCGGAGTAATTTCCGACCTGTTTACGTATTTCGGTACTTCTCTTGAATTAGGATTGCTTGTGATTTATAAAGGAGGATCATTTTTTAGAGCGGTTGCAGAGATTTTCGGGATGTTTATGATGACCTCGCAAGGGGTTCTTTGTATTGTTGAGGGTATTGTAGTGGGCTTTGTGCTGGTCTTTATTTATAAAAGAAGACCGGGTATTTTGTTAAATCTCGGGATAATCAGGGATGATACAAAACCGATTCAGGTATAA
- a CDS encoding truncated lytic transglycosylase MltA, translated as MQGSGQIKLPSGEKIYVGYGADSGHKYTSLGRLLVMDGKIPEEDLTLSNLIQYFEQHPDELDSYLKKNDRYIFFKVVNYTVPYGSIGVPVTPMRSIATDKTVFPAGGLAFAVIEPKKSEGFWQFRKKKGPEKSFFALDQDTGSAIQTAARADVYFGIGNQAMSEAGDLNSYGQLYYLLRR; from the coding sequence GTGCAGGGTTCAGGACAAATCAAGCTCCCATCAGGAGAAAAGATCTATGTAGGATACGGAGCCGATTCCGGCCACAAATATACCAGTCTTGGACGTCTCCTCGTTATGGATGGAAAAATTCCGGAAGAGGATTTGACCCTTTCTAATCTTATACAATACTTTGAGCAACATCCCGATGAGTTGGATTCCTATCTTAAGAAAAACGATCGCTATATCTTTTTTAAAGTGGTAAACTACACCGTTCCTTACGGTTCCATAGGAGTGCCCGTCACCCCTATGAGGAGTATTGCTACAGATAAGACGGTTTTCCCTGCGGGGGGACTGGCCTTTGCTGTTATCGAACCAAAAAAATCGGAAGGATTCTGGCAGTTCCGGAAGAAAAAAGGACCTGAAAAATCCTTCTTCGCTTTAGATCAGGATACAGGAAGTGCAATTCAGACTGCCGCCAGAGCCGATGTTTACTTTGGAATCGGCAACCAGGCAATGTCTGAAGCAGGAGATTTAAATTCTTATGGCCAGCTCTATTACCTTTTAAGGCGGTAG
- a CDS encoding 4Fe-4S ferredoxin iron-sulfur binding domain-containing protein codes for MSGCPGSRTIDFSEKTNQEGNDSGKRPSQLRQWPIQMHLVSPQAPYFQGKDVLLAADCTAFALGDFHKDYLKGKSIGIACPKLDSDQEVYVEKIKSLIDDAKINTLTVIIMQVPCCFGLAQIAKEGAEKASRKIPVKQVVVGLEGNILSEEWI; via the coding sequence ATGAGTGGATGTCCAGGGTCAAGAACAATTGATTTTAGCGAGAAAACGAATCAAGAGGGTAACGATTCAGGAAAACGCCCTTCTCAATTAAGGCAGTGGCCGATACAGATGCATTTAGTTTCTCCTCAAGCGCCTTATTTTCAGGGGAAAGATGTGTTGCTGGCAGCAGACTGTACAGCCTTTGCGCTTGGTGATTTCCATAAGGATTACCTGAAAGGGAAAAGCATAGGAATCGCCTGTCCAAAGCTTGATTCAGATCAGGAAGTTTACGTTGAGAAGATAAAATCATTGATTGATGATGCAAAAATCAATACCTTGACCGTTATCATTATGCAGGTGCCCTGTTGTTTCGGACTTGCTCAAATTGCGAAGGAAGGAGCCGAAAAAGCTTCCCGTAAGATTCCCGTTAAACAGGTTGTTGTCGGCCTGGAAGGGAATATCTTATCCGAAGAATGGATTTAA